The sequence below is a genomic window from Selenomonas ruminantium subsp. lactilytica TAM6421.
TGCGATGGACATGGCGATGAAGCCGGCGAGGATCGGCAGCATGAAGCCGAAGGATGCACCGCCGATATCCATGAAGAACTTAGCCAGCGGCGTATTGGAACCGAACTTGCTCGGATCGATGGAATAGTCATCGAACAGGAAGGCCATGGCAATCAGGATACCACCGCCAACGACGAAGGGCAGCATGTGGCTGACACCGTTCATCAGGTGCTTGTAGATCTGGCGCCCCAGGCTTTCGCCGGATACGTCAGCAGCGCCGTCGCTTTCGTCAGCGCCGGAAGCATGATAGATGGGAGCATTGCCGGACATAGCACGGTCGAGGAGTTCGTCCGCCTTGTTGATGCCGTCGGCAACTTTGGTGATGATGGTCGGTTTGCCATCGAAACGGGCCATCGCGACGTTCTTATCAGCAGCGACGATGATAGCGTCAGCTTTGGCGATTTCTTCAGCCGTCAACACGTTCTTTGCACCGCCGGAGCCATTGGTCTCAACCTTGATGGTGATGCCGCGTTTCTTGGCGTGCTGTTCGAGGCTTTCAGCGGCCATGAAGGTATGGGCAATGCCGGTGGGGCAGGCAGTTACAGCCAATACCTGGATATGGTCAGCTTTCGGAGCTTCTTCAGCAGGAGCATCTGCAGCAGCCGGGGCAACGAATTTGCCATCTTCCTTGGCATCGATGAGTTTCAGGAACTCATCTTTGCTCTTGGCAGCGATCAGGGCTTCCTTGAAGTCCGGGTCCATGATCATGGTAGCCAGCTTGGACAGGATAGCCAGATGGTCATCATTGGCAGAGTCCGGAGCAGCGATCATGAAGAACAGGCGGCTCGGCAGGCCATCCATGGAAGCAAAGTCCATGCCGGCAGGAACCGTCATAGCGGCAAGGCCGGCAGCCTTGACGCCAGCACTCTTGGCATGGGGAGTGGCGATACCATCGCCAAGGCCAGTGGTGCCGGATTCTTCACGGGCAAATACGTCTTTCTTGTACTGTTCTTTGTCGGACAGGTTACCGCCGGCTTCCATCAGATCAGCCAACTGATTGATGGCGGCAGTTTTGTCCGCGGGGGATGCGCCAAGAACGATGCTCTCGCTCTTGAGCAGGTCAGTGATACGCATAATGTTCTCTCCTTTGTAAAAAAATTATATTTATGATGCCTAAAAGGCGAGATCCCAATTATTCGATGGTGGCCAGCAGTGCTTCAACTTCCGGACGGGTAGCGAGGTTTTCGCTGAAGGCGGAAGCAGAACCCGTAGCTACACCCATATGGAAAGCTTTCTCGAAGTCACCATTGGATTCCATGTAACCAGTGATGAAGCCGGCTACCATGGAGTCACCAGCGCCAACGGAGTTGATGAGCTTGCCTTTCGGTGCCGGGCACTTGAAGGATTTGCCTTCAGCCGTCAAGAGGATGGCACCGTCGCCAGCCATGGAAATCAGTACGTTCTGCGCGCCTTTTTCCTGCAGTTTCTTGGCATAGGTGATGATCTCTTCATCGGTGGTCAGCTTTACGCCGAACATATCGCCAAGCTCATGGTTGTTGGGCTTGATCAGGAACGGATGATACTGCAGCACGTTGAGCAGCAGTTTCTTTTCCGCATCTACCACGATGCGGATGCCCTTGCCGTCGAGACGGGCCATGATGCGCTGATAGATGTCATCCGGCAGCGTCTTGGGGATGGAACCTGCCAGCACCAGCGTATCGCCTTCCACGAGCTTGTCGAGCTGGGCAAAGAGTTCCTGCTGTTTGGCTTCGCTGATGTCCGGGCCCTGGCCGTTGATTTCCGTTTCCGTGCTGGCCTTGGCCTTCACGTTGATGCGGGAGAAGCCTTCATCAAGCTGTACGAAATCGCTCTTGACGCCGAAGTCCTTGAGCTGGCGCTTGATTTCTTCGCCGGTGAAGCCGGCCACAAAACCCAGGGCACTGTTGTCATGGCCCAGGTTCTTGAGCACGATGGACACGTTGATGCCCTTGCCGCCAGCCAGTACCTGTTCGTAGTTCACGCGGTTGATCTCACCAGCCGTGAAGTTGTCCAGGCGCACGATGTAATCCAAAGATGGATTGAAGGTTACAGTGTAAATCATCTTTCATTCTCCTTCAATAACAGTTGTGTAGTCACGATATTTCTTATCTTCCAGCCGTCCTGTGATGATGGTGGCGCTGGAGATATGAGCAAAAGTAATCGGGGAAATCTTGTTGAATTTTGACTGGTCAGCCAAAACATAGGCGTTCTTGCAACGGGCCAGTGCTGCACTCTTGATGGTGCCTTCGTCAGCATCCGGGGTGGAGAAGCCGGATTTCGGGCTGATGCCGTTGGTGCCAAAAAATCCCTTGGTAAAGTTGTAACATTTCAAATTATTTAAAGCTTCTGTACCTACTACCGCTTCCGTTACGGCCTTTACTGCTCCGCCAATGATAAAGACTTTGAAGCCTTTGGCGGCCAGCTTGGCTGCGTGCTGCATGCCGTTCGTGACAAATACGGCACTGGTTTCAGTCAGAAAGTCGATTAAGTGCAAGGTGGTGGAACCGGCATCGATATACACAAAATCTTTGCGTTTGATCATTCCAGCCGCCTTGCGGGCGATGGCAATCTTTTCCTCAGGGAAAAGATCGTTCTTGGTTTTCATGTCTTCCTCGGCACTGGTGTAGTTGTTGTCGATGGAAGTGGCCCCGCCATACACCTTGTAGAGCCTGCCGCTCTTGTGCAGGGCGGTGAGGTCCCGGCGCACCGTGGACTCCGAAGCATCCAAAGCGCGGGTGAGGTCAAGGACGGTAACAGCCTTTTTTTCATTCAGGATGCGCAGGATGGTGGCATAACGCTCTTCTGTCAGCATGGCTATCACTCTCCCCAAAAATTGATGTTTTATATATCATACAACTAAAGTCAGTCAAAGTCAATCAAAGGTACGAAAAAACAAGCATAAAGTTGCTAAATCCCGCCAAAAACTGCCGACAAAGTACGTTTGTATTTTAGTGCGGTACAGAAATAAACAGAAAAAAGAGGAATATTGGATATATAGATGGTATAATATATTTTAGATATAGTATAAACGGGAGTGTGAGGCGTATGGAAGAACAGGCAAGTTATCATGCAGGTAATAAACCGAAAATCGTGCAACATCGTAAAGCATCTTTTTATTTAAAAAAATATGCGATGATCTTTGTAGGGGCAATCATTGCTGCAATTGGGCTGGAATTATTCCTTATTCCGAATAATGTCATTGATGGCGGCATCGTGGGTGTGTCCATCATGATGCAGACGCTTACAGGCATGAGCCTGGGGGTGTTTCTGGTACTGCTTAATATTCCGTTTCTATTTATGGGCTATAAGCAGATTGGCAAGAACTTTGCCATTGCGACGATGATTGCTATCTGTTTTCTGTCTGTTTGGTCAGAAATCTTTGGTCCTGTGGCCAAGGTTACGGATGATCCTTTTCTTGCGGCCATTTTTGGCGGCATCATCGACGGACTGGGGGTAGGACTTATCATCCGGGCTGGTGGCAGTCTGGATGGTACGGAGATTGTGGCGATTATCATGGATAAGAAGTCAGTGTTCTCTGTAGGTGAAGTCGTTATGTTTATCAACCTCTTTATCCTGTCCAGTGCCGGACTCCTCTATGGCTGGGATAAGGCGATGTATTCGCTGGTCGCTTACTTTGTCATCTCGAAGATGATTGATGTGGTGATCAAGGGGCTCGATGAAAGCTATGCGGTCATGATCGTGACCAACGAGCATGATGAGATCACTTCTGCCCTGAATGACCGTCTGGGGCGTGGCGTTACCCTGCTGCATGGTGCTGGCGGTTATACGGGGGAAAGC
It includes:
- a CDS encoding DeoR/GlpR family DNA-binding transcription regulator, which gives rise to MLTEERYATILRILNEKKAVTVLDLTRALDASESTVRRDLTALHKSGRLYKVYGGATSIDNNYTSAEEDMKTKNDLFPEEKIAIARKAAGMIKRKDFVYIDAGSTTLHLIDFLTETSAVFVTNGMQHAAKLAAKGFKVFIIGGAVKAVTEAVVGTEALNNLKCYNFTKGFFGTNGISPKSGFSTPDADEGTIKSAALARCKNAYVLADQSKFNKISPITFAHISSATIITGRLEDKKYRDYTTVIEGE
- a CDS encoding PTS fructose transporter subunit IIABC, which codes for MRITDLLKSESIVLGASPADKTAAINQLADLMEAGGNLSDKEQYKKDVFAREESGTTGLGDGIATPHAKSAGVKAAGLAAMTVPAGMDFASMDGLPSRLFFMIAAPDSANDDHLAILSKLATMIMDPDFKEALIAAKSKDEFLKLIDAKEDGKFVAPAAADAPAEEAPKADHIQVLAVTACPTGIAHTFMAAESLEQHAKKRGITIKVETNGSGGAKNVLTAEEIAKADAIIVAADKNVAMARFDGKPTIITKVADGINKADELLDRAMSGNAPIYHASGADESDGAADVSGESLGRQIYKHLMNGVSHMLPFVVGGGILIAMAFLFDDYSIDPSKFGSNTPLAKFFMDIGGASFGFMLPILAGFIAMSIADRPGLAVGFVGGALAGTTGSGFLGALVAGFVAGYAVNFLKKAFSCLPESLDGIKPVLLYPFFGILIIGFISMFIIAPPVGAINTWLVDTLKNMDPNARIFLGIVMGGMMAIDMGGPINKAAYVTGTGLLASGEYHVMAAVMAGGMVPPLAIALCTTFFKNRFTESERKAGITNYVMGMSFITEGAIPFAAGDPLRVIPSVFIGSATAGALSMAFDCTLRAPHGGIFVVPTIGNAAMYLAAIIIGAVVGCLVLSVLKKPIKE
- the pfkB gene encoding 1-phosphofructokinase, which translates into the protein MIYTVTFNPSLDYIVRLDNFTAGEINRVNYEQVLAGGKGINVSIVLKNLGHDNSALGFVAGFTGEEIKRQLKDFGVKSDFVQLDEGFSRINVKAKASTETEINGQGPDISEAKQQELFAQLDKLVEGDTLVLAGSIPKTLPDDIYQRIMARLDGKGIRIVVDAEKKLLLNVLQYHPFLIKPNNHELGDMFGVKLTTDEEIITYAKKLQEKGAQNVLISMAGDGAILLTAEGKSFKCPAPKGKLINSVGAGDSMVAGFITGYMESNGDFEKAFHMGVATGSASAFSENLATRPEVEALLATIE
- a CDS encoding YitT family protein gives rise to the protein MEEQASYHAGNKPKIVQHRKASFYLKKYAMIFVGAIIAAIGLELFLIPNNVIDGGIVGVSIMMQTLTGMSLGVFLVLLNIPFLFMGYKQIGKNFAIATMIAICFLSVWSEIFGPVAKVTDDPFLAAIFGGIIDGLGVGLIIRAGGSLDGTEIVAIIMDKKSVFSVGEVVMFINLFILSSAGLLYGWDKAMYSLVAYFVISKMIDVVIKGLDESYAVMIVTNEHDEITSALNDRLGRGVTLLHGAGGYTGESKEVLYCVVTRLEVDKLKEIVLDKDESAFVTINAVHDIVGGRFKKKSIH